One Marinilabiliales bacterium DNA window includes the following coding sequences:
- a CDS encoding T9SS C-terminal target domain-containing protein has translation QAYAVDLITLYTDSDGQAGFEAVSGTYSYIVEKEGYSDASANFDIENSGLVIDVQLESDVSYVIDDMAPEILKVYPNPAYNFIIVESEKLLRELRVIDISGQVIIHVDVNAHNRELAVGSLPAGVYLLRVELEPGGDVVIRRFVVSR, from the coding sequence TGCAGGCCTATGCTGTTGATCTTATCACTCTTTACACTGATTCAGATGGTCAGGCTGGCTTTGAAGCTGTTTCCGGCACCTATTCATATATTGTTGAGAAGGAGGGTTACAGTGATGCATCTGCCAACTTTGATATTGAGAATTCAGGATTGGTCATTGATGTGCAGCTTGAATCTGATGTATCATATGTTATTGATGATATGGCACCTGAAATACTGAAAGTATATCCCAACCCTGCCTATAACTTTATTATAGTTGAATCTGAAAAGCTGCTGCGTGAGTTGCGGGTTATCGATATAAGCGGCCAGGTAATAATTCATGTTGATGTGAATGCCCACAACAGGGAACTGGCTGTCGGAAGCCTTCCCGCGGGGGTATACCTGCTGCGGGTTGAGCTTGAGCCTGGCGGCGATGTTGTGATCAGAAGGTTTGTTGTTTCAAGATAA